The Streptococcus viridans genome includes a window with the following:
- a CDS encoding DUF1307 domain-containing protein — translation MKKILLTGACLLTLTACSTPSQNQLENKPKQTQSQQKAKEEKVKTKTFSRALSADVVTKIKVYYLKDKVTAFSFIHEKEIPEEEKDKSREELADFYQEDMESSPYFEAMNKAKGIELKVLISADKKTVRQFITFDLAKMDVDEAAAALGVTDKKGTLFEKLKDKPEDFFKAIEEQGLTEEE, via the coding sequence GTGAAGAAAATTTTACTAACCGGTGCCTGTCTGCTGACCCTGACTGCCTGTAGCACGCCTAGTCAGAATCAGCTAGAAAACAAACCCAAGCAAACTCAGAGTCAACAGAAAGCCAAAGAAGAAAAGGTGAAGACGAAAACTTTTTCAAGGGCATTAAGTGCTGATGTCGTCACTAAAATCAAAGTCTACTATCTAAAAGATAAGGTGACTGCTTTTTCTTTCATTCATGAAAAAGAGATCCCTGAAGAGGAAAAAGATAAAAGCCGTGAAGAGCTAGCTGACTTTTATCAGGAAGACATGGAAAGCAGTCCCTATTTTGAAGCGATGAACAAAGCCAAAGGGATTGAGTTAAAAGTTCTAATTTCTGCAGATAAAAAAACGGTTCGGCAATTTATCACATTTGATTTGGCCAAGATGGATGTAGATGAGGCGGCGGCGGCTTTGGGCGTGACAGACAAAAAGGGGACCCTCTTTGAAAAACTAAAAGATAAACCTGAAGACTTTTTTAAAGCTATCGAAGAACAAGGTTTGACAGAAGAAGAATAA
- the rseP gene encoding RIP metalloprotease RseP, which produces MQFIAFIIIFGVIVLVHEFGHFYFAKKSGILVREFAIGMGPKIFAHVGKDGTAYTIRILPLGGYVRMAGWGEDTTEIKTGTPVSLTLNPEGTVVRINLSGKNIDQTALPMNVTDFDFENKLQITGIVIEETKTYPVHHDATIVEEDGTEVRIAPLDVQYQNASIWGRLITNFAGPMNNFILSIVVYSLLAFMQGGAVDYYSNHVRVVPQGVVAKAGLKDNDQIVQINEYKVSNWDELTDSVQKATRNQGKNPEVTITYERDGKTQKVTVQPEEDGGRYYIGVINAVKTGFFDKLLSGVTDTWYTATRILTALKDIIFHFSLNKLGGPVAIYKASSQAAELGLPAILSLMAMLSINIGIFNLIPIPALDGGKILINLIELVRRKPLKQEVETYLTLAGVAVMVILMIAVTWNDIMKLFLK; this is translated from the coding sequence ATGCAATTTATTGCCTTTATTATCATTTTTGGCGTCATTGTTCTGGTGCATGAGTTTGGCCATTTCTATTTTGCAAAGAAATCAGGCATCTTGGTCCGTGAGTTTGCGATTGGGATGGGGCCAAAGATTTTTGCGCATGTGGGCAAGGACGGAACAGCCTATACCATTCGAATCCTTCCGCTGGGCGGCTATGTTCGTATGGCAGGATGGGGCGAAGATACGACAGAGATTAAGACAGGAACGCCTGTCAGTCTGACTTTGAACCCTGAGGGAACTGTTGTTCGGATCAACCTTTCTGGAAAAAATATCGACCAGACAGCTCTCCCCATGAATGTCACAGATTTTGATTTTGAGAATAAACTTCAGATTACAGGAATCGTCATCGAAGAGACCAAAACCTATCCTGTCCACCATGATGCAACCATCGTTGAGGAAGATGGGACAGAAGTACGGATTGCCCCTCTGGATGTGCAGTATCAAAACGCTAGTATCTGGGGACGACTGATTACCAACTTTGCTGGTCCGATGAACAACTTTATCCTGAGTATTGTTGTGTACTCGCTCCTGGCCTTTATGCAGGGAGGAGCAGTGGACTACTACAGCAACCATGTTCGAGTTGTTCCTCAAGGAGTAGTGGCTAAGGCTGGTCTAAAAGACAATGACCAGATTGTTCAGATCAATGAATACAAGGTTTCCAACTGGGATGAATTGACAGATTCAGTCCAGAAGGCAACCCGTAACCAAGGAAAAAATCCAGAAGTAACGATCACCTATGAACGAGACGGGAAGACTCAAAAAGTGACGGTCCAACCAGAAGAAGATGGTGGACGCTATTATATCGGTGTGATTAATGCCGTTAAGACCGGCTTTTTCGATAAGCTTCTCTCAGGTGTGACAGATACTTGGTACACCGCAACTCGTATCTTAACGGCCTTGAAGGATATTATCTTCCACTTTAGTTTGAACAAGTTGGGTGGTCCGGTAGCGATCTACAAAGCTAGTTCACAAGCAGCGGAGCTAGGACTTCCAGCTATCCTGTCCCTGATGGCCATGTTGTCCATCAATATCGGAATCTTTAACTTGATCCCCATTCCGGCCTTGGATGGTGGAAAAATCTTGATCAATCTGATCGAGCTGGTCCGTAGAAAACCGCTGAAGCAGGAGGTAGAAACCTACTTGACCCTTGCTGGAGTGGCAGTCATGGTTATCTTGATGATTGCCGTGACTTGGAACGATATAATGAAATTATTTTTGAAATAG
- a CDS encoding isoprenyl transferase — MFRFKKKEKLSVPLEVPKHIGIIMDGNGRWAKKRMQPRVFGHKAGMEALQEVTIAAKEMGVQALTVYAFSTENWTRPQQEVSFIMNLPVEFYDRFVPELHRNNVKIQMIGEISRLPKETIEALKKAEALTHSNTGLILNFALNYGGRAELTQAVKQIAQEVLDAHLNPGDISEETIANYLYTNSLPKDLRDPDLIIRTSGELRLSNFLPWQAAYSELYFTDVMWPDFGEKALHDAIEEYSHRHRRFGGV; from the coding sequence ATGTTTCGTTTTAAAAAGAAAGAAAAGTTAAGTGTTCCCCTAGAAGTGCCCAAGCATATTGGAATCATCATGGATGGGAATGGTCGTTGGGCCAAAAAACGGATGCAACCTCGTGTCTTTGGGCACAAAGCTGGCATGGAGGCTCTGCAAGAAGTAACCATCGCAGCCAAGGAGATGGGAGTGCAAGCTCTAACGGTATATGCTTTCTCAACTGAAAACTGGACACGTCCTCAACAAGAAGTGAGCTTTATCATGAATCTTCCAGTTGAATTTTATGACCGCTTTGTTCCAGAACTTCATAGAAATAATGTGAAGATCCAGATGATTGGCGAGATTTCCCGTCTTCCTAAGGAAACCATAGAGGCTCTGAAAAAAGCAGAGGCATTAACCCACTCCAATACGGGCTTGATTTTGAATTTTGCCTTGAACTATGGGGGACGGGCGGAACTGACCCAAGCAGTCAAACAAATTGCCCAGGAAGTTCTCGATGCGCACTTGAATCCAGGCGATATTTCAGAAGAGACCATTGCCAATTATTTGTATACCAATAGTCTACCCAAGGACTTGCGAGATCCTGACCTGATTATTCGGACTAGTGGGGAGCTTCGCTTGAGTAACTTTTTGCCTTGGCAAGCGGCCTATAGTGAGCTTTACTTTACCGATGTGATGTGGCCAGATTTTGGAGAAAAGGCCTTGCATGATGCAATAGAAGAATACAGCCATCGTCATCGACGCTTTGGTGGTGTATAG
- the yajC gene encoding preprotein translocase subunit YajC has translation MQSGTTLLFMLALMVGMMFFMSRSQKKQYQKRMESLNKLQKGYEVITIGGLYGTVDEVDTERKTVVLDVDGVYLTFELTAIKTVLPVSEGVTAGAVEGVGESDSIIDGE, from the coding sequence ATGCAAAGTGGTACAACCTTGCTATTTATGCTTGCGCTAATGGTCGGAATGATGTTCTTCATGAGCCGTAGCCAAAAGAAACAATACCAAAAACGGATGGAAAGCTTGAACAAGCTTCAAAAAGGGTATGAAGTGATTACCATCGGTGGTTTGTATGGAACAGTTGATGAAGTAGACACTGAACGGAAAACCGTTGTTTTGGATGTGGATGGCGTATACCTCACATTTGAATTGACAGCTATTAAAACAGTTTTGCCAGTTTCAGAAGGGGTGACAGCTGGTGCAGTTGAAGGCGTTGGCGAATCAGATTCTATCATTGACGGTGAATAA
- a CDS encoding proline--tRNA ligase: MKQSKMLIPTLREMPSDAQVISHALMLRAGYVRQVSAGVYSYLPLANRVIEKAKKIMRQEFDKIGAVEMLAPALLSADLWRESGRYETYGEDLYKLKNREKSDFILGPTHEETFTAIVRDSVKSYKQLPLNLYQIQPKYRDEKRPRNGLLRTREFIMKDGYSFHANYDSLDVTYDEYKAAYERIFTRSGLDFKAIIGDGGAMGGKDSQEFMAITPSRTDLDRWVVLDKSVASFDEIPAEVQEEIKAELLKWMVSGEDTIAYSSESSYAANLEMATNAYKPSNRVVTEDQVARVETPGVKSIDEVAAFLNVSEDQTIKTLVYIADEQPVVALLVGNDQLNEVKLKNYLDADFLEPATEAEVKELLGADFGSLGPVNLPENVKIIADRKVQDSRNAVAGANEDGYHLTGVNPGRDFTAEYVDIREVREGEISPDGQGVLNFARGIEIGHIFKLGTRYSASMGADVLDENGRAVPIIMGCYGIGVSRLLSAVMEQHARLFVNKTPKGEYRYAWGINFPKELAPFDVHLIPVNVKDEASLELTSKIEDQLVKAGYEVLVDDRNERAGVKFSDSDLIGLPIRITVGKKAADGVVEVKIKASGDTIEVHADNLLETLSILNK; encoded by the coding sequence ATGAAACAAAGTAAAATGCTTATTCCAACACTTCGCGAAATGCCAAGTGATGCGCAGGTCATTAGCCACGCTTTGATGCTCCGTGCTGGTTATGTTCGTCAAGTATCAGCAGGTGTTTATTCATATCTGCCACTTGCAAATCGTGTGATTGAAAAAGCTAAGAAGATCATGCGCCAGGAATTTGATAAGATTGGTGCCGTTGAGATGTTGGCTCCAGCCCTTCTCAGTGCGGATCTTTGGCGCGAATCTGGCCGTTATGAAACTTACGGGGAAGACTTGTACAAATTGAAAAATCGTGAGAAGTCAGACTTTATCTTGGGTCCAACTCACGAAGAAACGTTCACAGCAATTGTCCGTGATTCTGTCAAGTCTTACAAGCAATTGCCACTGAACTTGTACCAAATCCAGCCTAAGTATCGTGATGAAAAACGTCCACGTAATGGCCTTCTTCGTACCCGTGAATTCATCATGAAAGATGGCTATAGCTTCCACGCTAACTACGATAGCTTGGATGTAACTTATGATGAGTACAAGGCAGCCTACGAACGCATTTTCACTCGCAGTGGCTTGGACTTCAAAGCCATCATTGGTGACGGTGGAGCTATGGGTGGTAAGGATAGCCAAGAATTTATGGCCATTACTCCTTCTCGTACAGACCTTGACCGTTGGGTGGTGTTAGACAAGTCTGTTGCATCATTTGACGAGATTCCTGCAGAAGTGCAAGAAGAAATCAAGGCAGAATTGCTCAAATGGATGGTTTCTGGTGAAGATACCATTGCCTACTCAAGTGAGTCAAGCTATGCAGCTAACTTGGAAATGGCAACTAACGCCTACAAACCAAGCAACCGTGTTGTGACTGAAGATCAAGTAGCTCGCGTGGAAACACCAGGTGTCAAATCGATTGATGAAGTTGCTGCTTTCTTGAATGTCTCTGAAGACCAAACAATCAAGACCTTGGTTTATATCGCAGACGAGCAGCCAGTTGTTGCCCTACTCGTTGGCAATGACCAACTCAATGAAGTCAAATTGAAAAACTACCTTGATGCAGACTTCTTAGAACCTGCAACCGAGGCGGAAGTGAAAGAATTATTGGGAGCGGACTTTGGTTCTCTTGGGCCAGTCAATCTTCCAGAAAATGTCAAGATTATCGCAGATCGTAAGGTACAAGATAGTCGCAATGCTGTTGCTGGTGCCAACGAAGATGGTTACCACTTGACTGGTGTCAACCCAGGTCGTGATTTCACTGCCGAGTATGTGGATATCCGTGAAGTTCGTGAAGGTGAAATTTCTCCTGATGGACAAGGCGTTCTCAACTTTGCGCGTGGGATCGAAATTGGTCACATCTTTAAACTCGGAACTCGCTACTCAGCAAGTATGGGAGCGGATGTCTTGGATGAAAATGGTCGTGCAGTCCCAATCATCATGGGATGCTACGGTATCGGTGTGAGTCGTCTTCTTTCAGCCGTTATGGAACAACACGCTCGCCTCTTTGTGAACAAAACTCCAAAAGGTGAATACCGTTACGCTTGGGGCATCAACTTCCCTAAAGAATTAGCACCGTTTGATGTACACTTGATTCCAGTCAATGTCAAGGACGAAGCAAGTCTTGAATTGACTAGCAAGATCGAAGACCAATTGGTCAAGGCTGGCTACGAAGTCTTGGTCGACGATCGTAACGAACGTGCCGGTGTTAAATTTAGCGATAGTGACTTGATTGGCTTGCCAATCCGCATCACTGTTGGGAAGAAAGCAGCTGACGGTGTCGTAGAAGTGAAAATTAAAGCTTCAGGCGACACGATTGAAGTGCATGCAGACAACCTGCTTGAAACCCTTTCAATTTTAAATAAATAA
- a CDS encoding phosphatidate cytidylyltransferase: MRKDLQKRVIFGGIALAFFIPVVLVGGVVFQIVVGLIAMLGVHELLKMKGLQTETIEGALAMLAALVLALPLESYLPFLPAGGNFIAYGLLVLLLMGTTVLAQGYTYDEVVYPIASSFYVGFGFHALIQARLAGVDKILLALFIVWATDSGAYFIGSQFGKKKLLPRVSPNKTVEGSLGGIACAVVVTMIFMILDRTVAGSYGWVTMILFTILFSIAAQFGDLVESAIKRHFGVKDSGRFIPGHGGVLDRFDSLIFVFPLMLFFGLF, translated from the coding sequence ATGAGAAAAGATTTACAGAAGCGAGTGATTTTTGGAGGAATCGCCTTAGCTTTCTTTATTCCAGTCGTCCTTGTTGGAGGAGTTGTTTTTCAGATTGTAGTGGGACTCATCGCTATGTTGGGTGTTCATGAATTGTTGAAGATGAAAGGCTTGCAGACCGAAACCATCGAAGGAGCCTTGGCTATGCTAGCAGCTCTTGTGTTAGCCCTGCCTTTAGAGAGTTACCTTCCTTTCTTGCCAGCAGGTGGCAATTTCATCGCCTACGGGCTCTTGGTCTTGCTATTGATGGGGACAACTGTCTTAGCACAAGGCTATACCTATGATGAGGTTGTCTATCCAATCGCCTCTAGCTTTTATGTCGGCTTTGGATTCCACGCCTTGATTCAGGCGCGCTTAGCAGGTGTGGATAAAATTCTCTTGGCCCTCTTTATTGTTTGGGCTACGGATTCAGGGGCCTACTTTATTGGGAGCCAGTTCGGTAAGAAAAAACTCTTGCCAAGAGTGTCACCTAATAAGACTGTTGAAGGAAGTCTAGGCGGGATTGCTTGTGCAGTCGTTGTGACGATGATCTTTATGATCCTAGATCGTACTGTTGCGGGATCTTACGGTTGGGTAACCATGATTCTCTTTACCATTCTTTTCAGTATAGCAGCTCAGTTTGGTGACCTCGTCGAAAGTGCCATCAAGCGCCATTTTGGAGTGAAAGACTCTGGCCGTTTTATCCCTGGTCACGGTGGTGTCTTGGATCGATTTGATAGCTTGATTTTTGTTTTCCCACTGATGCTATTCTTTGGTCTATTTTAA